The following proteins are encoded in a genomic region of Rubrobacter xylanophilus DSM 9941:
- a CDS encoding sulfotransferase domain-containing protein, protein MGSRAGLRQRLACRANELVRLGMVHLLSGPLPLYVVNEFPKSGGTWVGQMLGRALGVPFPRNRFPALRPSIMHGHYLRPWGIKNVVVVWRDGRDVMVSWYHQQLIPHGLNELQVERSRRELPLDDYGDVRRNLPAFIEYAFTRPHDPAFSWSEFVRRWRDRKDAVHVRYEDLLRDTPGELRRVFRELTGERLSAERASAIAEEFSFERQARRRPGQEDRGSFLRKGVAGDWRNYFGPEARRVFDRYAGEELILLGYERDRSWV, encoded by the coding sequence TTGGGGAGCAGGGCCGGGCTGCGCCAGAGGCTGGCCTGCCGGGCGAACGAGCTCGTGAGGCTGGGGATGGTGCACCTCCTCTCCGGCCCCCTGCCGCTCTACGTGGTCAACGAGTTCCCCAAGTCCGGCGGCACCTGGGTCGGGCAGATGCTCGGCCGGGCGCTCGGCGTCCCCTTCCCCAGAAACCGCTTCCCCGCGCTCAGGCCCTCCATCATGCACGGCCACTACCTCCGGCCCTGGGGGATAAAAAACGTGGTCGTGGTGTGGCGGGACGGCCGGGACGTGATGGTCTCCTGGTACCACCAGCAGCTGATCCCCCACGGGCTCAACGAGCTGCAGGTGGAGAGATCCCGGCGCGAGCTGCCCCTCGACGACTACGGGGACGTCCGGCGGAACCTGCCGGCGTTTATAGAGTACGCCTTCACCCGCCCGCACGACCCCGCCTTCTCGTGGAGCGAGTTCGTGCGCCGCTGGCGGGACCGCAAGGACGCCGTGCACGTGCGCTACGAGGATCTCCTGCGCGACACCCCCGGCGAGCTCCGGCGCGTGTTCCGGGAGCTCACCGGGGAGCGGCTCTCCGCGGAGCGGGCCTCCGCCATAGCCGAAGAGTTCTCCTTCGAGCGCCAGGCGCGCCGGCGACCCGGCCAGGAGGACAGGGGCAGCTTCCTGCGCAAGGGCGTGGCCGGGGACTGGCGCAACTACTTCGGCCCGGAGGCCCGCCGCGTCTTCGACCGCTACGCGGGGGAGGAGCTGATCCTGCTGGGCTACGAGAGGGACCGCTCCTGGGTGTAG
- a CDS encoding zinc-dependent alcohol dehydrogenase family protein: MRAIVATRFGGPEVLEEREVERPQPGPGELLVRVVAASANPADAKLRANGQSMGLKAPVILGADVSGVVEEVGPGVEEFSPGDEVYYTPEMFGPKANGAYAEYHVVEAGIVAPKPPSLSHEEAAAVPLAGGTAYEAIVRRLAVGVGETVLIHGGAGGVGSFAVQIARAAGARVIATAGPDNQKTLEELGADVALDYTRDDITEAALEDTGGAGVDAVFDTVGGETVARSVEATAPFGRMATILGARGDLTNMYPKNQALYGVLLTRERERLEEMAVLLERGQMRPLIDRVLDLGETARAHERLDSGHGRGKIVLRVARQP, from the coding sequence ATGCGCGCTATCGTGGCGACGAGGTTCGGAGGACCGGAGGTGCTCGAGGAGCGGGAGGTAGAGCGGCCGCAGCCCGGCCCCGGGGAGCTGCTGGTGAGGGTGGTGGCCGCCAGCGCCAACCCCGCAGACGCCAAGCTCAGGGCCAACGGGCAGAGCATGGGCCTCAAGGCCCCCGTGATCCTCGGGGCCGACGTCTCGGGGGTCGTGGAGGAGGTGGGCCCCGGGGTGGAGGAGTTCTCGCCGGGGGACGAGGTGTACTACACCCCGGAGATGTTCGGGCCCAAGGCCAACGGGGCCTACGCCGAGTACCACGTGGTCGAGGCGGGCATCGTCGCCCCCAAGCCCCCCTCGCTCTCCCACGAGGAGGCCGCGGCCGTCCCGCTCGCCGGGGGCACCGCCTACGAGGCCATCGTGCGGCGGCTGGCGGTGGGCGTCGGGGAGACCGTCCTGATCCACGGCGGGGCCGGGGGCGTGGGCTCCTTCGCGGTCCAGATAGCCCGCGCCGCCGGGGCCCGGGTGATCGCCACCGCCGGCCCGGACAACCAGAAGACGCTCGAGGAGCTGGGCGCGGACGTGGCGCTGGACTACACCCGCGACGACATCACCGAGGCCGCGCTGGAGGACACCGGCGGGGCCGGGGTCGACGCCGTCTTCGACACCGTGGGGGGCGAGACGGTCGCCCGCAGCGTCGAGGCCACCGCCCCCTTCGGCCGGATGGCCACCATCCTGGGCGCGCGGGGCGACCTCACGAACATGTACCCGAAGAACCAGGCGCTCTACGGGGTGCTGCTCACCCGCGAGCGGGAGCGGCTGGAGGAGATGGCGGTCCTCCTCGAGCGCGGGCAGATGCGCCCCCTCATAGACCGGGTGCTGGACCTCGGGGAGACCGCCCGGGCGCACGAGCGGCTGGACTCGGGCCACGGGCGCGGCAAGATCGTGCTGCGGGTCGCCCGGCAGCCTTGA
- a CDS encoding glycosyltransferase family 4 protein encodes MGGRAAEPGVGRLLLVVDSLDLGGAERHVAGLAAALRRRGCEVVVACSTRGMLARSLEREGVPVVSMTRRLAKRRFSPAFARGIRRLLAGRGRFDLVHAHVYAAAAASAAATLGLGVPLVVTEHTEASWQGRRARAVTRWYCRRARHIIAVSTPIRRRLIGRDGVPPQKISVIPTALPEAEGGGIPSGAPAENGRLAGVVARLQPEKGVATFLEAASRIAPRAPGVRFVVVGDGPLRGELSQLAAGLGLEGRVRFLGFRPDAREIIRRLDVLVVPSFTEGAPLVVLEAMASGVPVVASAVGGIPDQIRHGREGLLVPTGDPVALGEALLSLLDNPGLARRMGEAGRERAFSAFGHDRMVRRIESVYRAVLSGRPAADVVRAADAERPPAGGLTRGSPS; translated from the coding sequence ATGGGGGGGCGCGCAGCGGAGCCTGGGGTCGGCCGGCTGCTGCTCGTGGTGGACTCGTTGGACCTGGGGGGCGCCGAGCGGCACGTCGCCGGGCTCGCCGCCGCCCTGCGGCGCCGGGGCTGCGAGGTCGTGGTCGCCTGCTCCACCCGCGGCATGCTGGCCCGCTCCCTGGAGCGGGAGGGCGTGCCCGTCGTCTCCATGACGCGGCGGCTGGCCAAGCGGCGCTTCAGCCCCGCCTTCGCGCGGGGGATCAGGCGGCTCCTCGCCGGGCGGGGGCGCTTCGACCTCGTGCACGCCCACGTGTACGCCGCGGCCGCCGCCTCGGCCGCGGCCACCCTGGGGCTCGGGGTGCCGCTGGTCGTGACCGAGCACACCGAGGCCTCCTGGCAGGGCCGGCGGGCCCGCGCCGTCACCCGGTGGTACTGCCGCCGGGCCCGGCACATCATCGCCGTCTCCACGCCCATCCGGCGGCGGCTCATAGGCCGGGACGGCGTGCCCCCGCAGAAGATCAGCGTGATCCCGACGGCGCTGCCGGAGGCGGAGGGCGGCGGGATACCCTCCGGGGCGCCCGCGGAGAACGGTCGCCTCGCCGGGGTGGTGGCGCGGCTGCAGCCGGAGAAGGGGGTGGCGACCTTTCTGGAGGCCGCCTCCCGCATCGCGCCGCGCGCGCCCGGCGTGCGGTTCGTGGTCGTCGGCGACGGGCCGCTGCGGGGGGAGCTCTCGCAGCTGGCCGCCGGGTTGGGCCTCGAGGGGAGGGTGCGTTTCCTCGGCTTCCGGCCCGACGCCCGGGAGATCATCCGCCGCCTCGACGTGCTCGTGGTACCCTCTTTCACGGAGGGGGCGCCGCTGGTCGTGCTGGAGGCGATGGCCTCCGGGGTGCCCGTGGTGGCCAGCGCCGTGGGCGGGATACCCGACCAGATCCGGCACGGCAGGGAGGGGCTGCTGGTCCCGACCGGTGACCCGGTCGCGCTCGGAGAGGCGCTGCTCTCCCTGCTGGACAACCCCGGGCTGGCCCGCAGGATGGGTGAGGCCGGCCGCGAGAGGGCCTTCTCGGCCTTCGGGCACGACCGGATGGTGCGCCGCATCGAGTCCGTCTACCGGGCGGTCCTCTCCGGGCGACCCGCCGCGGATGTGGTGCGCGCGGCGGACGCGGAGCGGCCGCCGGCCGGCGGCCTCACAAGAGGCTCCCCTTCCTAG
- a CDS encoding inositol monophosphatase family protein, translating to MERDLRGYMELAAEAAWEAGRLTLGYFRRGVGVETKADGTEVTRADREAEALLRRRIQERCPGHGILGEEGGESGEGARARWILDPIDGTRAFVRGVPLYAVLVGLEVEGRCEAGAAYFPALDEMVCAASGEGCFLNGRRVRVSATEDLGRALCAFTDAASFERHGRGPQWGRVLRSVGSCRGWSDAYGHALVATGRADLMLDPVVNPWDCAPFPPILREAGGYFGDWSGEETIYGGEALSTTRRLLPEVLRLLGPQNG from the coding sequence GTGGAGAGAGACCTGCGGGGGTACATGGAGCTCGCCGCGGAGGCGGCCTGGGAGGCGGGCCGCCTCACGCTGGGGTACTTCCGGCGCGGGGTCGGGGTGGAGACAAAGGCGGACGGCACCGAGGTCACCCGCGCCGACCGCGAGGCGGAGGCGCTGCTCCGGCGCCGCATACAGGAGCGCTGCCCCGGGCACGGCATCCTGGGCGAGGAGGGGGGCGAGAGCGGGGAGGGCGCCCGGGCGCGCTGGATCCTGGACCCCATAGACGGGACGCGGGCGTTCGTCCGGGGCGTCCCGCTGTACGCGGTCCTCGTGGGGCTCGAGGTGGAGGGCCGCTGCGAGGCCGGCGCCGCCTACTTCCCCGCGCTGGACGAGATGGTCTGCGCGGCGAGCGGGGAGGGCTGCTTTCTGAACGGCCGGCGGGTCCGGGTCTCCGCGACGGAGGATCTCGGGCGGGCGCTGTGCGCCTTCACCGACGCCGCGAGCTTCGAGCGCCACGGAAGGGGGCCGCAGTGGGGGCGGGTGCTGCGGAGCGTGGGCTCCTGCCGGGGCTGGTCCGACGCCTACGGGCACGCCCTCGTGGCCACCGGCCGGGCCGACCTCATGCTGGACCCGGTCGTCAACCCCTGGGACTGCGCCCCCTTCCCCCCCATCCTGCGCGAGGCCGGCGGCTACTTCGGGGACTGGTCCGGCGAGGAGACCATCTACGGCGGCGAGGCGCTGAGCACCACCCGGCGCCTGCTGCCGGAGGTGCTGCGCCTGCTCGGGCCGCAGAACGGCTAG
- a CDS encoding YqaE/Pmp3 family membrane protein, giving the protein MDLLRIIVAILLPPLGVFLQVGFGKHFWINILLTILGYIPGIVHAVWVIAKY; this is encoded by the coding sequence ATGGACCTGCTCCGCATCATCGTAGCCATCCTGCTGCCGCCGCTCGGGGTGTTCCTGCAGGTGGGCTTCGGGAAGCACTTCTGGATCAACATCCTGCTCACCATCCTGGGCTACATCCCCGGCATCGTGCACGCGGTCTGGGTGATCGCGAAGTACTAG
- a CDS encoding NlpC/P60 family protein — protein sequence MFRTGLVLAALSLSAALAALGLSGRAALADAYSQVVDNSTRGRFEAPGWGTSSWNDGRYGKDYRYARPAREARPARYRVKIPATGYYTVYARWPADRGYNAGTRIGVSAAGGLRWVRVDQQRNGDRWNRLGVFRMKAGDRFYIRVSRRAGGGKYVIADAVKVVRGRVGGSGGSGITGYDILEEARSWLGVPYKYGGESREGVDCSGLTMKVYERFGIELPRTAHDQYYSGPGRKVSRSELRRGYLVFGHADGGSGIEHVGILTGDGRMIHAPAPGTVVRYDDVPARWYNIVGVKRIVPPR from the coding sequence TTGTTCAGGACTGGGCTGGTTCTCGCGGCGCTTTCTCTCTCGGCGGCCCTGGCGGCGCTGGGCCTCTCGGGGCGGGCGGCTCTGGCCGACGCCTACTCGCAGGTCGTGGACAACTCCACCCGCGGCCGCTTCGAGGCGCCGGGGTGGGGGACGAGCTCCTGGAACGACGGCCGCTACGGCAAGGACTACCGCTACGCCCGGCCCGCCAGGGAGGCGAGGCCCGCCCGCTACAGGGTGAAGATACCCGCCACCGGCTACTACACCGTGTACGCCCGCTGGCCCGCGGACCGGGGCTACAACGCGGGCACCCGCATAGGGGTGAGCGCCGCGGGCGGGCTGCGGTGGGTGAGGGTCGACCAGCAGAGGAACGGCGACCGCTGGAACCGGCTCGGGGTCTTCAGGATGAAGGCCGGGGACCGCTTCTACATAAGGGTCTCGCGCAGGGCCGGGGGCGGGAAGTACGTCATAGCGGACGCCGTCAAGGTGGTGAGGGGCAGGGTCGGCGGCTCCGGCGGCTCGGGCATCACCGGGTACGACATCCTCGAGGAGGCCAGGAGCTGGCTCGGGGTGCCGTACAAGTACGGGGGGGAGTCGCGCGAGGGGGTCGACTGCTCCGGGCTCACCATGAAGGTCTACGAGAGGTTCGGCATAGAGCTGCCGCGGACGGCGCACGACCAGTACTACTCCGGTCCGGGCAGGAAGGTTTCCAGGAGCGAGCTCCGGCGCGGCTACCTCGTCTTCGGGCACGCCGACGGGGGCAGCGGCATAGAGCACGTGGGGATCCTCACCGGGGACGGGCGCATGATCCACGCCCCGGCCCCCGGCACCGTGGTGCGCTACGACGACGTCCCGGCGCGCTGGTACAACATCGTCGGGGTCAAGCGGATAGTCCCTCCCCGGTAG
- a CDS encoding glycosyltransferase family 4 protein: MERTPARVTYVSADGDGSMPTCSRRLAARLGVPEFRTGVWLRTVKDLDAPTLSLATFRALREDARLVWELNSLGGVLHLSHHHLGRYGLFLARPFLITVHDVIRYLDLAGGEPLIQPLNARERLFLRLDYAGIRRALRVVAVSDHTGRDVVRHLGVPEERVRVVYNGVDHDLYRPVRGPRPIPDPYVLFVGAEHPRKNLKALLRAFALLKRGGRFRRLKLLKVGRAGNPEDYFRRPVEEEIRRLRLRGEVIFAGRVPPERMPLYYANAEALAFPSLYEGFGLPPLEAMACGCPVVASEASAVPEVVGEAALLADPRDPAALAGALGRVLSDGELRRDLRRRGMARAALFTWERAARETREVYAEVLEELSRRRRALRDLALPGEAAYTQERSLS, from the coding sequence TTGGAGAGAACCCCTGCGCGTGTCACCTACGTCTCGGCCGACGGCGACGGCTCCATGCCCACCTGCTCCCGGCGGCTCGCCGCGAGGCTTGGGGTGCCGGAGTTCCGCACCGGGGTGTGGTTGAGGACGGTGAAGGATCTGGACGCCCCCACCCTGAGCCTCGCCACCTTCAGGGCGCTGCGGGAGGACGCGCGGCTGGTGTGGGAGCTGAACTCCCTGGGCGGCGTGCTGCACCTGAGCCACCACCACCTGGGCCGCTACGGCCTGTTCCTGGCGAGGCCCTTCCTGATCACGGTGCACGACGTGATCCGCTACCTCGACCTGGCGGGCGGGGAGCCGCTCATACAGCCCTTGAACGCGCGCGAGCGCCTCTTTCTGCGGCTGGACTACGCCGGGATACGGCGCGCCCTGCGGGTCGTCGCCGTCTCCGACCACACCGGGCGGGACGTGGTTCGCCACCTGGGCGTCCCGGAGGAGAGGGTGAGGGTGGTCTACAACGGGGTGGACCACGACCTCTACCGGCCGGTGCGGGGGCCGCGGCCGATCCCGGACCCCTACGTCCTGTTCGTGGGCGCCGAGCACCCGCGCAAGAACCTGAAGGCCCTGCTCCGGGCCTTCGCCCTCCTCAAGCGCGGGGGGCGCTTCCGGCGCCTGAAGCTCCTGAAGGTGGGCCGGGCGGGGAACCCGGAGGACTACTTCCGCCGCCCGGTGGAGGAGGAGATCCGGCGCCTCCGCCTGCGGGGGGAGGTGATCTTCGCGGGGCGCGTCCCGCCGGAGCGGATGCCGCTCTACTACGCGAACGCGGAGGCCCTGGCCTTCCCCTCGCTGTACGAGGGGTTCGGGCTGCCGCCGCTGGAGGCGATGGCCTGCGGGTGCCCGGTGGTGGCCTCGGAGGCGAGCGCGGTGCCGGAGGTGGTGGGGGAGGCCGCCCTGCTGGCCGACCCGCGCGACCCGGCGGCCCTGGCGGGGGCGTTGGGGCGGGTGCTCTCGGACGGCGAGCTCCGGAGGGACCTCCGCCGGCGGGGGATGGCGCGGGCCGCGCTCTTCACCTGGGAGAGGGCCGCGCGGGAGACCCGGGAGGTCTACGCGGAGGTCCTGGAGGAGCTCTCGCGCCGCCGGCGCGCGCTGCGGGACCTCGCCCTGCCGGGCGAGGCCGCCTACACCCAGGAGCGGTCCCTCTCGTAG
- a CDS encoding inositol-3-phosphate synthase translates to MRRNEEARKEGGEKLGVLLVGVGGAVATTFMAGVELIRRGFGRPVGSLSQLGRLALSPDGEDRRSIKELLPLASMEELVFGGWDIFGEDCYEAAVGAGVLSKEHLGLVRDALREVEIFEGVFERRFVSSLEGDHTKEGQYESLFEAASLVREEIRAFKRKSGAGRAVMINCASTEAHIELEEERWGRVHRSVEDFERALKENKSHPAIPPSALYAYAAIEEGVPYANGTPSLGAHSAALKELAEHRGVAISGKDFKSGQTFIKSALAPAIKARMLGMEGWFSTNILGNRDGLVLEAPQNFKSKELTKRSVLDAILEPELYPELYGELYHRVEINYYPPRGDAKEGWDNIDIFGWLGYPMQIKLNFLCRDSILAAPIVLDLALFMDLAQRLSYGGGGVQRWLSFYYKSPMVGEEARERPEHDLFAQLLMLRGALREMAGLSSAG, encoded by the coding sequence ATGAGAAGGAATGAGGAGGCGAGGAAGGAGGGGGGCGAGAAGCTTGGGGTTCTGCTCGTTGGGGTGGGAGGGGCGGTTGCCACCACCTTCATGGCGGGCGTCGAGCTCATAAGGCGGGGCTTTGGGCGGCCTGTTGGGTCCCTGAGCCAGCTTGGCAGGCTTGCGCTCTCCCCGGACGGGGAGGATCGGAGGAGCATAAAGGAGCTCTTGCCGCTTGCCTCGATGGAAGAGCTTGTGTTTGGGGGCTGGGACATCTTTGGGGAGGACTGCTACGAGGCTGCGGTGGGGGCTGGGGTTTTGAGCAAGGAGCATTTGGGGCTTGTGAGGGACGCCCTCAGGGAGGTTGAGATCTTCGAGGGGGTCTTCGAGCGGCGCTTTGTGAGCTCTCTTGAGGGGGATCACACCAAGGAGGGGCAGTACGAGAGCCTCTTTGAGGCGGCCTCGCTTGTGCGGGAGGAGATCCGCGCTTTCAAGAGAAAGAGCGGGGCGGGGAGGGCTGTGATGATCAACTGCGCTTCGACGGAGGCCCACATCGAGCTCGAGGAGGAGCGGTGGGGCAGGGTTCACAGAAGCGTTGAGGACTTTGAGCGGGCGCTGAAAGAGAACAAGAGCCACCCGGCCATCCCCCCCTCTGCGCTCTACGCCTACGCGGCCATAGAAGAGGGGGTGCCCTACGCCAACGGCACGCCCTCCCTTGGGGCGCACAGTGCGGCCTTGAAAGAGCTTGCCGAGCACAGGGGCGTTGCCATAAGCGGCAAGGACTTCAAGAGCGGCCAGACCTTCATAAAAAGCGCCCTTGCCCCGGCCATAAAGGCCAGGATGCTTGGGATGGAGGGGTGGTTTTCGACCAACATCCTGGGCAACCGGGACGGGCTGGTTCTGGAGGCTCCGCAGAACTTCAAGAGCAAGGAGCTCACAAAGCGCTCGGTGCTCGATGCCATTCTGGAGCCCGAGCTCTACCCCGAGCTCTATGGGGAGCTCTACCACAGGGTGGAGATAAACTACTACCCGCCGCGGGGGGACGCCAAGGAGGGCTGGGACAACATAGACATCTTTGGCTGGCTTGGCTACCCGATGCAGATAAAGCTCAACTTTCTGTGCCGCGACTCCATACTGGCTGCGCCCATAGTGCTTGACCTGGCGCTCTTCATGGACCTTGCCCAGAGGCTCTCCTATGGGGGCGGGGGGGTTCAGCGGTGGCTCTCGTTCTACTACAAGAGCCCCATGGTTGGGGAGGAGGCCAGAGAGAGGCCGGAGCACGACCTCTTTGCGCAGCTGCTCATGCTGAGGGGTGCGCTCAGGGAGATGGCCGGCCTCTCCTCCGCCGGGTGA
- the egtB gene encoding ergothioneine biosynthesis protein EgtB, with protein sequence MDTKSSAALKETISRELEEARERTRWLISPLSEEQLTAQHDPIMSPLIWDYGHIGNYEELWLLNRAFGRSLADRELYDIYDASITPRSERPSLNMLGRADADRYLDAVRRAALEELRKADLGGDDPLLGEGFVYRMVLQHEAQHNETMLQTLQLMRGEGYRPRRMAPLPPGNPGGEEMVLVPGGAFIMGTDDRARALDNERPAHEVELPPFYIDRLPVTNREYLGFVEDGGYRREELWDPEGWEWIREERISAPKHWYQKEPHDWWTECFGFDQPLRPDAPVMHVSWYEADAYARWAGKRLPTEAEWEKAASWDPEEGTKRLFPWGDEPPTPERANLDQLAFRPAEVGAYPAGASPCGALGMVGDVWEWTATEFSGYPGFESFPYREYSEVFFDEGYMVLRGGSFATRPCAIRNTFRNWDFPIRRQLFVGFRCARDA encoded by the coding sequence ATGGACACGAAGAGCAGCGCCGCACTCAAGGAAACGATCTCCCGGGAGCTCGAGGAGGCCCGCGAGCGGACCCGCTGGCTGATCTCGCCGCTCTCCGAGGAGCAGCTCACCGCCCAGCACGACCCGATCATGAGCCCCCTCATCTGGGACTACGGCCACATCGGGAACTACGAGGAGCTGTGGCTCCTCAACCGCGCCTTCGGGCGCAGCCTGGCCGACCGCGAGCTCTACGACATCTACGACGCCTCCATCACGCCCCGCAGCGAGCGCCCCTCGCTGAACATGCTCGGCCGCGCCGACGCCGACCGCTACCTGGACGCGGTGCGCCGGGCGGCGCTGGAGGAGCTGCGGAAGGCGGACCTGGGCGGCGACGACCCCCTGCTCGGGGAAGGCTTCGTCTACAGGATGGTCCTCCAGCACGAGGCCCAGCACAACGAGACCATGCTCCAGACGCTCCAGCTCATGCGGGGCGAGGGCTACCGCCCGCGGCGGATGGCCCCGCTGCCGCCCGGCAACCCCGGCGGCGAGGAGATGGTGCTCGTCCCGGGCGGCGCCTTCATCATGGGGACGGACGACCGCGCCCGGGCCCTGGACAACGAGCGCCCCGCCCACGAGGTGGAGCTCCCCCCCTTCTACATAGACCGGCTCCCGGTCACCAACCGGGAGTACCTCGGGTTCGTGGAGGACGGCGGCTACCGGCGCGAGGAGCTCTGGGACCCCGAGGGGTGGGAGTGGATACGGGAGGAGAGGATCTCCGCCCCCAAGCACTGGTACCAGAAGGAGCCGCACGACTGGTGGACGGAGTGCTTCGGCTTCGACCAACCCCTGCGCCCGGACGCCCCCGTGATGCACGTCTCCTGGTACGAGGCCGACGCGTACGCCCGGTGGGCGGGAAAGAGGCTCCCGACGGAGGCGGAGTGGGAGAAGGCGGCCTCTTGGGACCCCGAGGAGGGGACCAAGAGGCTCTTTCCGTGGGGAGACGAGCCGCCCACCCCGGAGCGGGCGAACCTGGACCAGCTGGCCTTCCGGCCCGCGGAGGTCGGGGCCTACCCGGCCGGGGCCAGCCCCTGCGGGGCACTCGGCATGGTCGGGGACGTCTGGGAGTGGACCGCCACCGAGTTCTCCGGCTACCCGGGCTTCGAGAGCTTCCCCTACAGGGAGTACTCCGAGGTCTTCTTCGACGAGGGGTACATGGTCCTGCGCGGCGGCTCCTTCGCCACCCGCCCCTGCGCCATCCGCAACACCTTCCGCAACTGGGACTTCCCCATCCGGCGCCAGCTGTTCGTGGGCTTCCGCTGCGCGCGGGACGCCTGA